One genomic segment of Halalkalicoccus tibetensis includes these proteins:
- a CDS encoding glycoside hydrolase family 68 protein, which produces MTPKHVENGERATPRWTREQAARIERTDGTVAPIIYPPREAMAPDVHGWDTWILRERDGSIATVDGWRVIFSLTAPAHLLPGKRHDVAEIRYFYSKDGERWHDGGPVFETDARGSRQWAGSALLDDDGRLYVFYTASGRAGEEELTYEQRLAVGSGGTIVADDAGLDIEGPFEHEILLEPDGDRYEREEQYRGMIYTFRDPWFFEDPADGETYLLFEANTPVPEDEGVCEDPVWEEFNGSVGIARSPTGDPTDWRLEDPLLEGVCVNQELERPHVVVRNGSYYLFISSHDHTFAPGLDGPDGLYGFVADSLTGEYRPLNDSGLVLTNPENAPYQAYSWMVLPHRDELLVSGFFNYYDLGGLTLDDVAGLSPDEQLAKFGGTLAPTVRVAIEGDRTRITGTLSHGHIPLESEELPDLPDERLGHRDEIAGYRTRY; this is translated from the coding sequence ATGACTCCCAAGCACGTCGAGAACGGCGAACGCGCCACCCCGCGCTGGACGCGCGAGCAGGCCGCGCGTATCGAGCGAACGGACGGGACGGTCGCGCCGATCATCTATCCGCCGCGGGAGGCGATGGCGCCGGACGTCCACGGCTGGGACACCTGGATCCTACGCGAGCGCGACGGCTCGATCGCCACCGTCGACGGGTGGCGCGTGATCTTCTCGCTCACCGCGCCCGCGCACCTCCTCCCCGGGAAGCGCCACGACGTCGCCGAGATCCGCTACTTCTACTCGAAGGACGGTGAGCGCTGGCACGACGGTGGCCCCGTGTTCGAGACGGACGCTCGGGGCTCGCGCCAGTGGGCCGGCTCCGCGCTGCTCGACGATGACGGCCGGCTCTACGTCTTCTATACGGCTTCGGGCCGCGCCGGCGAGGAGGAGCTCACTTACGAGCAGCGTCTCGCCGTCGGTTCCGGAGGGACCATCGTGGCCGACGACGCCGGGCTCGACATCGAGGGTCCCTTCGAACACGAGATTCTGCTCGAACCCGACGGCGATCGCTACGAGCGCGAAGAACAGTACCGGGGGATGATCTACACCTTCCGCGACCCGTGGTTCTTCGAGGACCCCGCGGACGGCGAGACGTATCTGCTGTTCGAGGCGAACACCCCCGTCCCCGAGGATGAGGGGGTCTGTGAGGACCCGGTGTGGGAGGAGTTCAACGGCAGCGTCGGGATCGCACGTTCGCCCACCGGCGACCCGACCGATTGGCGGCTCGAGGACCCGCTGTTGGAGGGGGTCTGCGTGAACCAGGAGCTCGAACGCCCGCACGTCGTGGTGCGAAACGGGAGCTACTACCTGTTCATCTCCAGCCACGACCACACGTTCGCACCCGGGCTGGACGGGCCCGACGGCCTCTATGGCTTCGTCGCCGACTCCCTCACCGGGGAGTACCGCCCGCTCAACGACTCGGGGCTCGTACTCACGAACCCCGAGAACGCGCCGTATCAGGCGTACTCGTGGATGGTACTCCCTCACCGGGACGAACTGCTGGTGAGTGGCTTTTTCAACTACTACGATCTCGGCGGGCTGACGCTCGACGACGTGGCGGGGCTCTCGCCCGACGAGCAGTTGGCGAAGTTCGGCGGCACGCTCGCGCCCACGGTGCGGGTGGCGATCGAGGGCGACCGAACACGGATCACGGGGACGCTGTCCCACGGCCATATCCCCCTCGAGTCCGAGGAACTGCCCGACCTCCCCGACGAACGACTGGGCCATCGCGACGAGATCGCAGGGTACAGGACGCGCTACTGA
- a CDS encoding class I SAM-dependent methyltransferase — MYYFGLYHWRSRLRRLAAGGCALLGVGAVWRRSPSRWGRVLAVALALPLLVRAGRAGAKLLRPPPWALERYKYDALAEELPLEGANSLLDVGCGTGRSLVALAPHLPKGCSVVGLDVFDDRVILGNAPLLARRNAREAGFDVTPVRGDAARPPVVGGSQDVVTACRVLHDLPDDDHGRALEELRRVCAPEGVLGVLELPITPEGVESDPETYWRERVAEAGFSIERTKRVDRRRGGEPYLVIIAEPNPGQPDR; from the coding sequence GTGTACTACTTCGGGCTCTACCACTGGCGCAGCCGGCTCCGACGACTCGCCGCCGGGGGCTGTGCGCTTCTCGGGGTCGGCGCGGTGTGGCGAAGGTCGCCCTCCCGATGGGGTCGCGTGCTCGCCGTCGCGCTGGCCCTCCCCCTGCTCGTCCGCGCCGGCCGCGCGGGGGCGAAGCTGCTCCGGCCGCCGCCCTGGGCCCTCGAACGCTACAAGTACGACGCGCTGGCCGAGGAACTCCCCCTCGAAGGGGCAAACAGCCTCCTCGACGTCGGCTGCGGGACGGGCCGGTCGCTCGTCGCGCTCGCGCCCCACCTCCCGAAGGGCTGTTCGGTCGTCGGCCTCGACGTCTTCGACGACCGGGTCATCCTCGGCAACGCCCCGCTGTTGGCCCGGCGAAACGCCCGCGAGGCGGGGTTCGACGTCACGCCCGTCAGGGGTGACGCCGCCCGGCCCCCCGTCGTCGGGGGATCGCAGGACGTCGTCACCGCCTGTCGGGTGCTGCATGACCTGCCCGACGACGATCACGGGCGCGCGCTGGAGGAGCTCCGTCGGGTCTGTGCGCCAGAGGGCGTTCTCGGGGTCCTCGAACTGCCGATAACCCCTGAAGGAGTCGAGAGCGACCCCGAGACCTACTGGCGCGAGCGGGTCGCCGAGGCGGGCTTCTCGATAGAGAGGACGAAACGGGTCGACCGCAGGCGTGGCGGCGAGCCCTACCTAGTGATCATCGCCGAACCGAATCCGGGCCAACCAGACCGGTGA
- the fer gene encoding ferredoxin Fer: protein MDPEELPVYEIEYLNYQAIPEHGWDIEDDDLFEKAAGADLDEKDHGSFEIRGTRYILDGAEDADQKWPFECRAASCAYCTMIVYEGEVTMDMDLILTDEEVEERDIYLSCQSIPESDEVKVVYNAMYEDYLQENVVGVREA, encoded by the coding sequence ATGGACCCCGAGGAGCTCCCCGTCTACGAGATCGAGTACCTGAACTACCAGGCGATCCCCGAGCACGGCTGGGACATCGAGGACGACGACCTCTTCGAGAAGGCCGCCGGCGCGGACCTCGACGAGAAGGACCACGGCAGCTTCGAGATCCGGGGAACGCGCTACATCCTCGACGGCGCGGAGGACGCCGACCAGAAGTGGCCCTTCGAGTGTCGCGCGGCCTCGTGTGCCTACTGCACCATGATCGTCTACGAGGGCGAGGTGACGATGGACATGGACCTGATCCTCACCGACGAGGAGGTCGAGGAGCGGGACATCTACCTGAGCTGTCAGTCGATCCCGGAGAGCGACGAGGTGAAGGTGGTCTACAACGCGATGTACGAGGACTACCTCCAGGAGAACGTCGTCGGCGTCCGCGAGGCCTGA
- a CDS encoding amphi-Trp domain-containing protein — MGNDVDFPDESEHNRKTITSGFFEREIRLSGDETAAFLRNLAEAIESDTSITVSGSDWEIPFEYREPIEVEVEFSKKREGELEIEVEFTEAAGGEGSGLSVE, encoded by the coding sequence ATGGGTAACGACGTCGACTTCCCGGACGAGAGCGAGCACAACCGCAAGACCATCACCAGCGGCTTCTTCGAGCGCGAGATCCGTCTCTCGGGCGACGAGACGGCGGCGTTTCTCAGGAACCTCGCCGAGGCGATCGAGAGCGACACCTCGATCACGGTCTCGGGGAGTGACTGGGAGATCCCCTTCGAGTACCGCGAACCCATCGAGGTCGAGGTCGAGTTCTCGAAGAAACGCGAGGGCGAACTCGAGATCGAAGTCGAGTTCACGGAGGCGGCGGGCGGCGAGGGAAGCGGCCTCAGCGTCGAGTAG
- a CDS encoding aldehyde ferredoxin oxidoreductase family protein, which yields MTDLGGFQDHVARVDLSSGDVNYEGIDDEDAKKYIGARGLGVKYVFDNGTDVDPMGEENLLAFMNGPLTGTQAVMSGRIAICTKSPLTGTVTDSHHGGWSGARLKWSGFDGLLFEGRSEEPVYAYIEDGEVELRDASHVWGKGVHETIDTLGEEVEGNVGKNLSVMAIGQGGENEVKYACIMNEDDRASGRGGTGCVMGSKNLKAVVVKSGTKMPKPADQETFMEGHQQAMQVIQESDVTAPNEGGLSMYGTNVLMNITEEMDGHPTKNGKYTSAISYNEHEEDRPKDLDAERISGENVRENILVDEPTCHSCPVACKKEVEVQTQHKGEEMNVRMESFEYESAWALGTNSANDDRDKIAVMIDRCNDVGIDTIEVGNIMAMAMELTERGKLDDVGDGDGIDWGDEEEMIEMITKVANRDGELADLLAEGQEGVADAVDAHDSKLSVKGQSIAAYDPRCMKGMGIGYATSNRGACHLRGYTPAAEILGIPEKVDPYEYEGKGELTATFQDLHAISDSFDICKFNAFAEGIEEYVLQYNGMTGLDVSEDELMESGERVYNLERYYNNLVGFDGADDSLPERFLEEGGNPGQGASEGEYCELDEMKEEYYEHRGWVDGVVPDEKLDDLGIDIGPGTGVSTGDSPAPADD from the coding sequence ATGACAGATTTAGGCGGATTCCAGGACCACGTCGCCCGAGTGGACCTCTCGTCGGGCGATGTGAACTACGAGGGCATCGACGACGAGGACGCGAAGAAGTATATCGGCGCGCGGGGGCTGGGCGTGAAGTACGTCTTCGACAACGGCACCGACGTCGACCCGATGGGCGAGGAGAACCTGCTCGCGTTCATGAACGGGCCGCTGACGGGCACCCAGGCGGTGATGAGCGGCCGGATCGCGATCTGTACGAAGTCGCCGCTGACGGGGACGGTAACCGATTCGCACCACGGCGGCTGGTCGGGCGCGCGACTCAAGTGGTCCGGCTTCGACGGGCTGCTGTTCGAAGGCAGGTCCGAGGAGCCGGTCTACGCCTACATCGAGGACGGCGAGGTCGAACTGCGGGACGCCTCGCACGTCTGGGGCAAGGGCGTCCACGAGACGATCGACACGCTCGGCGAGGAGGTCGAGGGCAACGTCGGCAAGAACCTCAGCGTGATGGCGATCGGCCAGGGCGGCGAGAACGAAGTGAAGTACGCCTGCATCATGAACGAGGACGACCGCGCCTCGGGCCGGGGCGGCACCGGCTGCGTGATGGGGAGCAAGAACCTCAAGGCGGTCGTCGTCAAGTCCGGCACGAAGATGCCCAAACCGGCCGACCAGGAGACGTTCATGGAGGGTCACCAGCAGGCGATGCAGGTGATCCAGGAGTCGGACGTCACCGCGCCCAACGAGGGCGGCCTCTCGATGTACGGGACGAACGTCCTGATGAACATCACCGAGGAGATGGACGGCCACCCGACGAAGAACGGGAAGTACACCTCCGCGATCTCGTACAACGAACACGAGGAGGACCGGCCCAAGGACCTCGACGCCGAGCGGATCAGCGGCGAGAACGTCCGCGAGAACATCCTCGTCGACGAGCCGACCTGCCACTCCTGTCCCGTCGCCTGCAAGAAGGAAGTGGAGGTCCAGACCCAACACAAGGGCGAGGAGATGAACGTCCGCATGGAGTCCTTCGAGTACGAGTCCGCGTGGGCGCTCGGGACGAACTCCGCGAACGACGACCGCGACAAGATCGCCGTGATGATCGACCGGTGTAACGACGTCGGCATCGACACCATCGAGGTCGGCAACATCATGGCGATGGCGATGGAGCTGACCGAGCGCGGCAAGCTCGACGACGTCGGCGACGGCGACGGCATCGACTGGGGCGACGAGGAGGAGATGATCGAGATGATCACCAAGGTCGCCAACCGCGACGGCGAGCTCGCGGACCTGCTTGCGGAGGGCCAGGAGGGCGTCGCCGACGCCGTCGACGCCCACGACTCGAAGCTCTCGGTCAAGGGCCAGTCGATCGCGGCCTACGACCCGCGCTGCATGAAGGGGATGGGCATCGGCTACGCCACCTCGAACCGCGGCGCGTGTCACCTGCGCGGGTACACCCCCGCGGCCGAGATCCTCGGCATCCCGGAGAAGGTCGACCCCTACGAGTACGAGGGCAAGGGCGAGCTCACCGCGACCTTCCAGGACCTCCACGCGATCTCGGACAGCTTCGACATCTGCAAGTTCAACGCCTTCGCGGAGGGCATCGAGGAGTACGTGCTCCAGTACAACGGCATGACCGGCCTCGACGTGAGCGAGGACGAGCTCATGGAGTCCGGCGAGCGCGTCTACAACCTCGAACGCTACTACAACAACCTCGTCGGCTTCGACGGCGCCGACGACTCGCTGCCGGAGCGGTTCCTCGAGGAGGGCGGCAACCCCGGCCAGGGCGCCTCCGAGGGCGAGTACTGCGAGCTCGACGAGATGAAGGAGGAGTACTACGAGCACCGCGGCTGGGTCGACGGCGTCGTTCCCGACGAGAAGCTCGACGATCTGGGCATCGACATCGGCCCCGGCACCGGCGTCTCGACGGGCGACTCGCCGGCCCCCGCCGACGACTGA
- a CDS encoding GH32 C-terminal domain-containing protein, whose product MFENAASVGLLHVGERSPEQRAAHEWCGAAAAAADPVDLAAGSVDLARYDVLWWHRTETVGAVDPDAREAIRSYLRDGGGLLLSLQALTAVPALGIDPVGPDAVGVEDPAEPIGYLAKCLHADHPVFEGFDDLRIHTADPGEQPYARYVEVLPECGEVLSALVHGPDDAVRDLPLVSWNEGDGRVIGAGSALTFDDPIEEAAATARSRLVGNVLDVLADGEVPSRPHSGGELAAFRERIAEPARPAYHLTPPANWLNDPNGLIRWNGRYHVFYQYNPAGPMHGTIHWGHATSEDLVHWEDEPVALSPSPDGPDRDGCWSGCAIDDGGTATILYTGGRGPVQLPCRATATDPELRTWAKDPDNPVIDEAPEDVVGSEHWEAEFRDHCIWYADGLWHHLIGSGITDAGGAVFYYTSPDLREWEYVGPLLVGDGETGAMWECPELLDLGDRDLLHVSNYEEVVYFLGEFTDNEFHPDERGLLDYGDFYAPQSLFEDDRSLTWGWLTEARDESAQWDAGWSGALSLPRELTYEDGHLRQRPAPDLEGLREAHTRREVDLEAEAYRLDVDGRHLELDATIHIGDAVEIELAVLESPDGVERTPIRVTDGELVVERETSSLDERVTTTPQRMPIDDLEGPIELRAFVDGSVLELFVNERRCLTSRVYPTREDSVGVSLAAHGGSARVELDAWTLGSAWDTGATAGRKRDPPVADR is encoded by the coding sequence ATGTTCGAGAACGCGGCGAGCGTCGGGCTCCTCCACGTCGGCGAGCGCTCCCCCGAGCAGCGGGCGGCCCACGAGTGGTGCGGGGCCGCCGCGGCGGCCGCCGACCCCGTCGACCTCGCCGCCGGCTCGGTCGACCTCGCGCGCTACGACGTCCTCTGGTGGCACCGGACGGAGACGGTCGGGGCGGTTGACCCCGACGCCCGCGAGGCGATCCGCTCGTATCTCCGCGACGGCGGCGGCCTCCTTCTCAGCCTGCAGGCGCTGACGGCCGTCCCCGCCCTCGGGATCGACCCCGTCGGCCCCGACGCGGTCGGCGTCGAGGACCCCGCGGAGCCGATCGGCTACCTCGCGAAGTGCCTCCACGCGGACCACCCGGTCTTCGAGGGGTTCGACGACCTGCGGATCCACACCGCGGACCCCGGCGAGCAGCCCTACGCGCGCTACGTCGAGGTCCTCCCCGAGTGCGGCGAGGTCCTCTCGGCGCTGGTTCACGGCCCCGACGACGCCGTCCGCGACCTCCCGCTGGTCTCCTGGAACGAGGGCGACGGCCGGGTGATCGGCGCCGGCAGCGCGCTGACGTTCGACGACCCGATCGAGGAGGCGGCGGCGACCGCCCGCTCGCGGCTGGTCGGCAACGTCCTCGATGTGCTCGCCGACGGCGAGGTGCCGAGCCGCCCCCACAGCGGGGGCGAGCTCGCGGCCTTCCGCGAGCGGATCGCGGAGCCCGCACGACCCGCCTACCACCTCACGCCGCCCGCCAACTGGCTCAACGATCCCAACGGGCTGATCCGGTGGAACGGCCGGTATCACGTCTTCTACCAGTACAACCCCGCGGGCCCGATGCACGGGACGATCCACTGGGGCCACGCGACCAGCGAGGACCTCGTCCACTGGGAGGACGAACCGGTCGCCCTGTCCCCCTCGCCCGACGGCCCCGACCGCGACGGCTGCTGGTCGGGCTGTGCGATCGACGACGGCGGGACGGCGACGATCCTCTACACGGGCGGGCGGGGGCCCGTCCAGCTGCCCTGCCGGGCGACCGCGACCGACCCCGAGCTCCGGACGTGGGCGAAGGACCCCGACAACCCGGTGATCGACGAGGCGCCCGAGGACGTGGTCGGCTCCGAGCACTGGGAGGCGGAGTTCCGCGACCACTGCATCTGGTACGCCGACGGCCTCTGGCACCACCTGATCGGCTCGGGGATCACGGACGCCGGCGGTGCGGTGTTCTACTACACCTCGCCCGACCTCCGCGAGTGGGAGTACGTCGGGCCGCTGCTCGTCGGCGACGGCGAGACCGGCGCGATGTGGGAGTGTCCCGAACTGCTCGATCTGGGCGATCGGGACCTGCTTCACGTCTCGAACTACGAGGAGGTCGTCTACTTCCTCGGGGAATTCACTGATAACGAGTTCCACCCCGACGAACGGGGCCTCCTCGACTACGGCGACTTCTACGCCCCCCAGTCGCTGTTCGAGGACGACCGCTCGCTCACGTGGGGTTGGCTGACCGAGGCGCGCGACGAGAGCGCCCAGTGGGACGCCGGCTGGTCGGGCGCCCTGTCGCTGCCCCGCGAACTCACCTATGAGGACGGCCATCTGCGCCAGCGCCCGGCCCCCGATCTCGAGGGGCTCAGGGAGGCCCACACCCGTCGGGAGGTCGACCTCGAGGCCGAGGCGTACCGTCTGGACGTCGACGGCCGCCACCTCGAGCTCGACGCGACGATCCACATCGGGGACGCCGTGGAGATCGAGCTCGCCGTCCTCGAGTCGCCCGACGGCGTCGAGCGGACGCCGATCCGCGTGACCGATGGGGAGCTGGTCGTCGAACGCGAGACCTCGAGCCTCGACGAGCGGGTGACGACCACGCCCCAGCGAATGCCGATCGACGATCTCGAGGGGCCGATCGAGCTCCGCGCGTTCGTCGACGGCTCGGTCCTCGAGCTGTTCGTGAACGAGCGTCGGTGTCTGACCAGCCGCGTCTATCCGACCCGCGAGGACAGCGTCGGTGTCTCGCTGGCCGCCCACGGCGGCTCGGCGCGGGTCGAGCTCGACGCCTGGACCCTGGGGTCGGCATGGGATACGGGAGCCACGGCCGGACGCAAGCGGGACCCTCCCGTCGCCGACCGGTAG
- a CDS encoding ABC transporter ATP-binding protein: MIVFRDRYDRRGTVRESGVADVVDPLGGSFAVEALTDETEERTMXDDPPATVEDVLEIEGVTKSFGGTPVVEDVSVTVREGEVLTLVGPSGCGKTTTLRLIAGLEEPESGAVRIRGETLADAAASTAIEGRNVGIVFQDFALFPHKTVVENVAFGLWDVDATDRDRRVARLLDLVGLADHAEHYPAELSGGQKQRVALARSLAPEPDVLLLDEPLSNLDAGLRVEMREAVRRVLEAVDVTAVWVTHDQEEALSIGDRVAVMCEGRLEQVGTPEAAFMRPASRTVAEFLGEASYLPGRRHDGVVETPIGAIDAEQLAGYDGPRPDVLVRPDDLAVERAIGEPDGTITYRRFNGPTVSYRMEIGNGDALACTASNDDLLERGTPVALSITATHRLRAFPPAE, encoded by the coding sequence GTGATCGTCTTCCGGGACCGCTACGACCGCCGGGGGACGGTCCGGGAGTCGGGCGTCGCCGACGTCGTCGATCCCCTCGGCGGGAGCTTCGCCGTCGAGGCGCTGACCGACGAGACCGAGGAGCGGACCATGGNCGACGACCCGCCGGCCACGGTCGAGGACGTCCTGGAGATCGAGGGCGTCACCAAGTCCTTCGGCGGGACGCCGGTCGTCGAGGACGTCTCGGTGACGGTCCGCGAGGGCGAGGTGCTGACGCTGGTCGGTCCCTCGGGCTGCGGGAAGACGACGACGCTGCGCCTGATCGCCGGCCTGGAGGAGCCCGAGTCGGGGGCGGTCCGGATCCGGGGGGAGACGCTCGCGGACGCGGCGGCCTCGACGGCGATCGAGGGGCGAAACGTCGGCATCGTCTTTCAGGACTTCGCGCTCTTCCCCCACAAGACGGTCGTCGAGAACGTCGCCTTCGGCCTCTGGGACGTCGACGCCACCGACCGGGATCGGCGGGTCGCCCGCCTGCTCGATCTGGTGGGGCTCGCCGACCACGCCGAACACTACCCCGCGGAGCTCTCGGGCGGGCAGAAACAGCGCGTCGCGCTCGCCCGGTCGCTCGCGCCCGAGCCGGACGTCCTGCTGCTCGACGAACCCCTCTCGAACCTCGACGCCGGACTGCGCGTCGAGATGCGCGAGGCCGTCCGCCGGGTGCTCGAGGCCGTCGACGTCACCGCCGTCTGGGTCACCCACGACCAGGAGGAGGCGCTGTCGATCGGCGACCGGGTCGCCGTGATGTGCGAGGGTCGCCTGGAGCAGGTCGGAACGCCCGAGGCGGCGTTCATGCGACCGGCCTCGCGGACCGTCGCGGAGTTCCTCGGCGAGGCGAGCTACCTCCCGGGACGGCGCCACGACGGCGTCGTCGAGACGCCCATCGGGGCCATCGACGCAGAGCAGCTCGCCGGCTACGACGGCCCCCGGCCGGACGTGCTCGTCCGACCCGACGACCTGGCGGTCGAGCGGGCGATCGGGGAGCCCGACGGGACGATCACCTACCGGCGGTTCAACGGTCCGACGGTGAGCTACCGGATGGAGATCGGGAACGGCGACGCCCTGGCCTGTACCGCCAGCAACGACGACCTCCTCGAACGGGGTACGCCGGTGGCCCTTTCGATCACGGCCACCCACCGACTCAGGGCGTTTCCGCCCGCAGAGTGA
- a CDS encoding winged helix-turn-helix domain-containing protein, which translates to MSLIDVLGSTPRLKIIRELSHGPRYVSELTEAVGMDGKTAAHHLSTLEENDIVEHYHRGNRKYYRLVRSIELRIAPPPERTFILQAAERSDPPSAGD; encoded by the coding sequence GTGTCCCTGATCGACGTGCTTGGGAGCACGCCCCGCCTGAAGATCATCCGTGAGCTCTCCCATGGTCCGCGATACGTCTCGGAGCTGACGGAGGCCGTCGGCATGGACGGCAAGACGGCCGCCCACCACCTCTCGACGCTCGAGGAGAACGACATCGTCGAACACTACCACCGGGGGAACCGCAAGTACTACCGGCTCGTCCGTTCGATCGAGCTCCGGATCGCCCCGCCGCCCGAACGGACCTTCATCCTCCAGGCCGCCGAGCGGTCGGACCCCCCCTCGGCCGGGGACTGA
- a CDS encoding extracellular solute-binding protein, which translates to MIDRSRRELLRTTGVGLGAVAFAGCAGRFTGGAEEEVLGDPEFTDERPEPGGTTMDELPDLEGEMTVYSGRSEERVGELIDYIEETYDDFTVNVRYADSADLVNAIVTEEETPADIYYTTESGTLTYLKEEGYTETMPGDVLELCPEEFRDPDGQWMGLTRRSWAIAYNTDRFEAEDVPEDIMAFPDSEVASEMGWGPFRGSTQAFVTAMRVIHGESETREWIQDMLDAGLRTYEGGRSDLAQATGSGEVNASLYNHYIVRGNLDMPIDVTYTKNDAGVVPIVPGACVMNASDDPETAADFIGHWASAEAQEYFATTTWEYPVSPHVEPLDVLPDRDELDPPEIDLNDLADIETTLEMLRELDVL; encoded by the coding sequence ATGATCGATCGTTCACGTCGGGAGCTGCTCCGGACGACGGGTGTCGGGCTGGGAGCCGTCGCGTTCGCGGGCTGTGCGGGACGGTTCACAGGCGGAGCCGAGGAGGAGGTGCTCGGCGACCCCGAGTTCACCGACGAGCGCCCCGAACCGGGCGGGACGACGATGGACGAGCTGCCCGATCTGGAGGGCGAGATGACGGTCTACTCGGGGCGAAGCGAGGAACGGGTCGGCGAGCTGATCGACTACATCGAGGAGACGTACGACGACTTCACCGTGAACGTCCGCTACGCCGACTCGGCCGACCTCGTCAACGCCATCGTCACCGAGGAGGAGACGCCCGCCGACATCTACTACACCACCGAGTCGGGCACCCTCACCTACCTCAAGGAGGAGGGCTACACCGAGACGATGCCCGGAGACGTCCTCGAACTCTGCCCCGAGGAGTTCCGCGATCCCGACGGTCAGTGGATGGGGCTCACCCGCCGCTCGTGGGCGATCGCGTACAACACCGACCGCTTCGAGGCCGAGGACGTCCCCGAGGACATCATGGCGTTTCCCGACAGCGAGGTCGCGAGCGAGATGGGCTGGGGGCCCTTCCGGGGCTCGACGCAGGCGTTCGTCACCGCGATGCGGGTGATCCACGGCGAGAGCGAGACCCGCGAGTGGATCCAGGACATGCTCGATGCGGGCCTCCGAACGTACGAGGGCGGGCGCAGCGACCTCGCGCAGGCGACCGGCAGCGGCGAGGTCAACGCCAGCCTCTACAACCACTACATCGTCCGGGGCAACCTCGACATGCCGATCGACGTCACGTACACGAAGAACGACGCCGGCGTCGTCCCGATCGTGCCGGGCGCCTGCGTGATGAACGCGAGCGACGACCCCGAGACCGCCGCCGACTTCATCGGCCACTGGGCGTCGGCGGAGGCCCAGGAGTACTTCGCGACGACGACCTGGGAGTACCCCGTCAGCCCGCACGTCGAACCGTTGGACGTGCTGCCTGATCGCGACGAGCTCGACCCCCCCGAGATCGACCTCAACGACCTGGCCGACATCGAGACCACCCTCGAGATGCTCCGCGAGTTGGACGTCCTCTGA